AACACTCCTTGAAGAGGATCAAGCGATCTCAGTCATGTACCAAAAAGGTGTTTCACTTCTTCGTAAACCGTACGTCAAAGGAATCGTCAACCACAAAGTTGGTGCCGATACTTCGTACAAATGGGCTTACATCGAAGGAAAATAAGTTATATCAAAAGACCAGATTCGCTGACGAGCGTGTCTGGTCTTTTTTTCCATCTAAGTCGTTTGTCCTATTTTTCTGAATAGCATTAAAATTTCGTGTCATTCTGTTTTCATTTCCATGACTTCCATTTATACTAAGCAAAGAATCCGATTCACTTTATTTACAATATTTTGCGGGAATTATTCATAATTAATGGAAATGTACCGATATATCTAATACAGAGGACTTTTGCCTCAATACTACATCGAACTAGGAAGGAGGACTCACTCATGAAGCAACGTGTACTTACGAGTCAACAGAGTTATACAGAAGAGCAACTTGAGATGATTGAAGCCATCCGTGCGGTCGGTGAACTCATCCAGGACCGTCCACGCCGTACTGTCTATCGCCGTTATGCTTTAGTTAATGACTGGCCTCAGCCGGAAAATATCATTCGTCAATTCGGATCGTGGCCGGAAGCTTTGTCTGCTGCTGGATACGAGTGGAATGTCGATCAACAGCCGGAGGAGCTCGAGCGGGCACCGAAATATACGAAAGACGAAATCTTAAAGTCGTTCGAACGGTACGCACAAGACGTCGGCTCTACGATCACACTCAAGAAGTACCAGATGTGGCGTAAATCCGTCCATCATGCACCGAGTCACTATCACATCGTCAAGATGTTCGGTTCGTGGCACGATGCGTGTACCGCTGCAGGACTTGAAGCGAGCGTCACTTATTCGAAAGCTGAACTTGCTGCTTCTCTGCGTCAAGCAATCGAGGAAGTCGGCTTTGCCCTCTCTTTTGAAGCGTATCGGGAATGGGCAAAACGGAACAACAAACCGTCGACGAAAGCTTTACTTCATCGTTATGGTTCTTGGTCAGCTGCAATTCATGCGATCGAAAACGAGATTCGTCGCAGCAAACAACAAGCACAATGAACTTATTCTTTTTCGATCCTTCTCGTTCATCTGAACTGGGAGGATTTTTTATATCAAAAAAGAAGATAGCGTCTCTGCCACCTTCTTCTACTTGATTTAAATAACCTTCTCTTTCCACTCCTGATACGATGCGACACGGTCGCGTCCTTGGAACTTCGCTCCGACGTACATCGCGCGGTCGGCATTTCGAATCAAACTCGCAAGATCACCAAGTTCTTTTAATGTATCGATTCCGATACTAGCCGTAATCCGGAGCGTATGTCCTTCGACTAAAATCGGATTTGCATGCAACGTCTCGCGGATTCGTTCTGCGACGATTTGGGCAGAATCAAGATCCGTATTCGGAAGTAAAATGACGAATTCCTCTCCCCCGTAACGCGCGACAAGATCCGTGATACGTGTTGCCTGCATCAATAACTTCGCAACTTCAAATAGGACGACGTCTCCGACTTCATGCCCGTACGTATCATTAATTTGTTTAAAATGATCTAAATCGATCATTAAGGCTGAAAACGGATAAAGATCGCGTTGTTTAATACGACGATCGCCCCACTCTTGCAAGGCACGATAGTTCGGTAGTTTTGTCATCGCATCCGTCCGACTGTCTGTCAACAAGCGCTCTCGTTCGTGTGCTCGTTCCACTGCCCACGACAGAACACGTAAAGCGCGGTATAGCTCATATCCGAAATCCTGCGTGAATTCACCACTTGCGTTCGAGGCAAGGAGCAACGAGCAGTTGATCGTCTCTGTCGCTTCCGGTTGAATGAAGAGGACGGACTGTGTCTCTTCCGGCAAACTATCGTAAAGACGGATATCCCACTCCTGTTGCATCCCGTAAAGAAGCACTTCTTCTTTTTCGATGATGTCTTCAATGATTCGCCCTTCGACATGATCGGCTTTTAACTTTCGTCCGTCCTTCAACGAATAGTACACGCTTTGCTTTCCTTCTTTGAAATCGAATTTAATCCAAGCGATATCCGGTTTGACGAATTGATTGAGCTGTCGTAAATACCGCTCAATGATGAACTGCGCATCACCGTCCTTCCAAGCCGCTTCTTTCAATCGCTCAATCTGTTCCCAATGTTCAATCCGATCCGTCGCTTCGACCGAACTCCCCAGTGCGCGTTTGATGATGAATAAGGCAAAGGCCGCCATGACAAGTCCACTATTTCCGTTTCCTTGAACGACGAGCGTACTGAAAATACCGTATAACAATTCTGCCGTGATGACGACCGCTTCAAAACGTAGCAGCTGGAACATGACGTCACTTGGAATGTTTTCTCCAAGAAGAAATCGAGATAACTGATATTGCAATAAGAGGACGATCCAGAGAATCGCGACCATCGCCGGTAACGGCACGATGTTTTCTGTCAATACGAACGCTTTGCCATGCGTTCCACCGAGTGCATTATAAGCAAGACCTGCTGGAACGATCAAAAACAATTCGAGGGCAACGTTGAACGGATAGTTATGTAACATCCGTCGACGTCCGATTGGTGTATGAATCGTTCGTAATTGATAAATAAGCATCGTCAATTGCCCGACAAAAATCGCTGATAACAATCCATACGTTAAGAATGTGAAGAGGACGAATCCAAAATGGAAAGTAAAACTCATATGGCGACGGCGTACAGGGTCGACGACAAAAATCGTCGATAAGGCGGCAATCAATAAGAATGTAAACAAATCGATGCTGAGACTATAATCCTTCGACTTCGCAAAAAGATCGATGCCAATGACGATTACGAAAAAAACAACCCAGCTTCGAAGGAGATATTGTTGAAAACGACGCACAAAACATTCCCCTTCCTTTAAATTATGTAGTTGTATATTACTGGAAATCGATATGTCCATTATTCTACTTTTCGAGCAAAAAGTCGAACTTCGATGGTCTCCTTTGATACAATTGACGCGAGGTGATTTTTTCATGACAAAAACATTCACGCAACACGCATTTGATACATTTCAGATCGATGGACTAGAACCACGGATGGAAGCGATTCGCGAACGCATCCAGCCGGTCTTTCGAGACATCGGTCAGGAAGTCGCACCTGACTTAACGGTCGCAACAGCAGAAGATGTCCATGTTCACATCGCGCAACATGCCCGTCGGAAGGTCAACCCTCCGAAGGATACATGGATGGCCTTCTCCCCCGATAAACGTGGATACAAGAAACATCCGCATTTCCAAGTCGGTCTGTTTGATGATCATCTGTTCATTTGGCTCGCCTACATTTACGAGTTGCCGAATAAACAACAATACGCATCGAAACTATTACAGCATACAGAACTGCTGACATCCCTTCCGGATGATTTCGTCGTCTCATACGATCATATGAAAAAAGACGCAGTCTCCGTTCATGAGGCGGATATTGAAAAAGGATTACAACGTTTCCACGACGTCAAAAAGGCAGAATTCCTTGTTGGCCGCCATATTCCGGCAGAACAAGTGCATCACCTGTCACGCGAAGAATTACTGGAAATGATTCGAAATACCTATTCGTATCTCGTACCACTCTACAAAACGATTAAATAAAAAGGATGGCCGAATCGGTCATCCTTTTTACATTAGTTATATTTTACTAGAATTGACATGACTTGTGTACGGTCGGAATTCAAATTTAGATAAATGTTGACCTGTTTTGAGGAAACCGTCATGACGTTGAATGTTTTATCGAGTTTCGCTGTCGGATACGCTTGTTTAACTTCCTTGACCGTCACAGTCCGTTTAACCTGCTTCGGATCATAGACGATAGCACTGACTTTCGCTTTTGAATCTTTCACACCATACGTAGAACAGTAATGGAGGGCACGATCCGCTGAGGCGAGACCATTTCCGCTTTGACACCAATTCGAGTTCTTTTCCCCCTTGTACGCTTTATGTACTTGTGCAAGTGTCGTTTTTTCAAGTGCAACTTTTCCATCGAGTGAACGCGCTTGTTTTGCTTGTGTTTGAATTTCTTGCAACCATTTGACGTCTGTCTGTTTTGTTGCTTCGACCGGTTGGTTATATGAAGTGCCTGACACGATGCTGACAGTGAGTGCGGCAGTTAAGATGATTCCTAAGACTTGTTTCATGATGATGTCCTCCTCGGCGCCTATGAAAGGCGTTGATAATAAACTGATTCCCCTATTTCAAAAAATTATTCAGTTTTTATAGTTTTTTTCTGGGAACTTATATTTATTTTTTTGATGAGAAATAAAAAAGAACCTAGTGTCGCATGACACTAGGTTCTGCCTCATTTCTTATGCATCTTAAACTCCAAGAACAACTCATTGTAATGCGCGAGCATTTTCTTTCCGAGGTTCTCATAGACTTCAAGCGTATCAGTAACTTGTTTATCAGGATAGAATCGCTCATCGGTCCGAACCGATTTATCGAGCAGTTTCAAGCCTTCTTTGTTTGGTGTCGAATAGCCGACGTAGTCTGCGTTCTTCGCTGAAATATCAGGACGCAACATGAAGTTGATGAACTCATGTGCCCCCTCGACGTTTTTCGCTGTCTTCGGAATGACGATGTTGTCGAACCAGACGTTTGATCCTTCTTTTGGAATGACATAGTCGAGATTCTCGTTTTCACTCATGATCTCGTTTGCGTCACCAGACCAGACGACACCAAGTCCTGCTTCTTCATTTGCGAGCAATAACTTGATTTCGTCCCCGACGATTGCCTTGACGTTTGGCGTCAGGCGCATCAAGTTCGCTTTGGCTTCCTGTAGTTTCGACTCATCCGTTTCGTTCAACGAATAACCTAGACTATTCAGGCTCATCCCCATGACTTCACGAGCACCGTCAGCGAGTAGAATCTGATTCTTTAGCTTCGGATCCCAAAGGTCCTTCCAGCTCGTCGGTTTTTTCCCACCAATTAAGTCTTTATTGTAAACGATACCGACCGTTCCCCAGAAATACGGAATCGAGTACTTGTTGTTCGGATCGAACGATAAATCTAGAAAGCGTGAATCGATGTTTTTGAGATTCGGAATCTTTTGATGATCGATCGGAACAACGAGCTTCTCATCAATCATCTTCGCAATCGCATAGTCGGACGGAACGGCGATATCGTATGTCGTTCCGCCTTGTTCGATCTTCGTCAGCATCGCTTCGTTTGAATCGAATGTTTGATAGACGACCTTGATGCCGCTCTCTTTTTCAAACTGTTTGATCAGTGCTGGATCGATGTAATCGCCCCAGTTGTAGATGTTCAGGACATTTTTACCCGAATACCCTTGTGTCTCGTTCAACTGATTCAAGGTGAATAGGATGACACCTGAAATCAAGAAAATCGCGACGAACAATTGAATCAATTTTTTCAACGGTCATTTCACCTCCGGTCGCGAAAGCTTTGTAGCAGCTCGTTGGTTCAAGAAGTAGTAGCCGATGACGAGTAAGAACGTAAACAAGAAGATGACAGTCGACAAGGCGTTGATCTTCATCGAAATCCCTTGACGGGCAAGAGAGTAGATTTCTACAGATAATGTCGTAAAGCCATTTCCTGTCACAAAGAACGTCACCGCAAAATCATCAAGTGAGTACGTCAATGCCGTGAAGAAGCCGGCAAAGATACCTGGTGTAATGTACGGCAGGATGACTTTCGTCAGAACGTCCCAACGGCTTGCGCCTAAGTCACGCGCTGCATCAACGAGCGTCGGACTCATCTCCTGCAACTTCGGCAGGACGAGAATGACGACGATCGGTACCGAAAATGCGATGTGTGACAGTAAGACCGACGTAAACCCGAGCTGGATGCCAAGTAGCGTGAAGAAAATCAAGAACGATGCCCCGATGATGACATCCGGACTGACGATCAAGATGCTGTTCAGTGTTAATAATGACGTCTCGACGCGCTTCTTGCGCACGGCTTGAATTCCGATCGCTCCGAACACGCCAAGAATCGTCGAGATCGCTGCGGATAACAAGGCGATGACGAGTGTGTTCAAGACGATGATCAACAAGCGTGAGTCTTGGAAGACTTCCTTGTACCAGTCCCACGTGAACGAATCGAAGTTCGTCATGTTATCAGCACTATTAAACGAATAGAATGCCAAGTAGAAAATCGGAGCATACAAAATGATGAAGACACCGATTAAATAAAGATTTGCTAGTTTCAGACGTTTCATCAAGTCGTCGCTCCTTTCTTCCGTTTCGTGCTCGTTAACGCAAGGATGATTGCCATCGCGATGATGAGGAAGACGGCAATCGTCGCTCCCATGCCCCAGTTTTGCGTTACGAGGAACTGCTGTTCAATCGCTGTACCGAGCGTGATGACGCGGTTCCCGGCAATCAGACGCGTAATCATGAACAGCGATAATGCCGGAATGAAGACGAGCTGACAGCCCGATTTCACACCATCAAGCGTCAACGGGAAGACGACACGGCGGAACGTCGTGAAGTTCGATGCTCCAAGGTCACGTGCAGCGAAGACGAGTGACGGACTCAATTTTTCGATCGCGTTGAAGATCGGTAGGATCATGAACGGAATGAAGATATAGACCGATACGAAAACAAAACTGAAGTCGGTAAAGAGAATCTGTTGTCGCCCGATCCCAATCGCTTCAAGCGTTTGGTTCGCGAGACCATACGTACTGAACAATCCGATGAAGGCATAAGCTTTCAGCAATAAGTTGATCCACGTCGGCAAGATGATCAGCAATAGCCACAACTGTTTATGCTTCGTTTTCGTTAACAAGTAAGCGGTTGGATAACCGATCAAGAGCGAAAACACCGTGATCAAAAACGCATACCAGAACGAGCTGAGTGTCATCGTCAAATACGTCGACGTAAAGAAGTTCTGGTAGTTCTCAAATGAGAAGTTGCCATCCAAATCAAGGAACGAATAGTAGACGACGAGTACGATTGGTGCAATGACAAACAAGGCAATCCAGAATAGATACGGAATGAGATACCAGTTACGTGATTTTTGCATCATAACACCCCGTCGTAAGATTCCAGACGCTTATCGAATTCTTCTTCCGTCTCGTTCAATCGCATGACGTGAATCGCTTCCGGATCAAATGTCAGACCGATTTGCTCACCCACCGTCGCCTTTTTCGTACTGTGAACGAGCCATTCGTTGCCGACTTCATCCATACAAGCGATCTCATAGTGCACGCCACGGAAGAGTTGCGAATCGACCGTGACTTGTAGTTTCCCTTGTGTCACGTTCGTGATTTCAAGATCCTCCGGACGGATGACGATCTCGACCGGTTCGTTTAGTTCAAGACCACGGTCGACACATTCGAATTCCTTTTCTGCGAACCAGACTCGGTAATCTTCCACCATTCGGCCTGGAATGATGTTCGACTCACCGATGAAATCAGCGACGAAGCGGTTGATCGGTTCGTCATAGATATCTGTCGGTGTTCCAGACTGTTGGATGACACCGTGATTGAGGACGAAGATTTCATCTGACATCGCGAGTGCTTCTTCTTGATCGTGCGTGACGAAGATGAACGTGATCCCTAGACGACGTTGTAAGTCGCGGAGCTCATACTGCATCTCCGTCCGTAGTTTTAAATCGAGTGCTGAGAGTGGTTCATCAAGCAGGATGACTTCCGGCTCATTGACGATCGCCCGAGCAATCGCAACACGTTGCCGTTGTCCACCCGACATCTCGGTGATTTCTCGTTTCTCATACCCCGACAAGTTGACGAACTTCAACGCGTCGGTCACGCGTTTTGCGATATCCGCTTCTTTTACCTTCTTAATGCGAAGACCGAAGGCGATGTTTTCGAAAACGTTCAAGTGCGGGAAGAGTGCATAGTCTTGGAAAACAGTATTGACTTGACGTTTGTTCGCCGGCACATCGTTGATTCGTTTTCCGTTGAAGATGATGTCTCCTTCTGTTGCTTCCGAAAAGCCAGCAATCAGTCGTAAGATCGTCGTTTTCCCACAACCCGATGGTCCGAGTAACGTATAGAACTTCCCGCGTTCGATTTCAAAGCTGACTTGGTCGAGGACGGTCTGATCGTCGTATCGTTTCGTGACGTCCTTGAATTGAATGATCGTAGTATCTGCCAATCTAGTTCCTCCTTTATAAGTATGAGTCAGTCGCAGTCACGAGGACCTTCGTCTCTTGTGTCGACTCATTGCGTAATTGATGAATTTCTGAAGCCTTATAGTAAAGTGTCTCCCCTTGATTCGCTACAAAAGACTGATGACCAAGCGTCAGCGTGACGCTTCCTGCCAGCACGTAGACGAATGTTTCAGCACCCGACGGTTCATATGTCTTGAATGCTCCATCTGGTGCGAGTGTCAGCAAGACCGGTTCCATCTCTTTTTCGTTCGATTCTGGAATGAGCCATGTGACATGATACCCTTGCTCCTCATCGGCATACGTCGTGACATCCTCTTCCCCATAGACGACTTTTTGATTGAGTGTGTCCTCATCAAAAAAATCCTTCGGGGAGATGCCAAGGACCTCAAGGAGATGAAACAGCGTCTCGATCGACGGTGAACTGATTTCCCGTTCGAGTTGCGAGATATAACCTTTACTCAGGTCTGTTCTTTCCCCTAGTTCCTCTTGCGTCAATCCCTTTTGAAGACGGAGGTTCTTGATTTTTTGTCCGATTGAGTACAATCGACGTCCTCCTCTCATCGGCTTAGTTTAGTATAAGATGACTAAAAGTTTACTAATTACGTACCGATTATAGCGTATTTCATTATTTAATCAACTAAAACGTTCAATATTTTTTAATGTTCATTTGACAGCGAGAACGCTTACACCTACAATTAATATCAGGTACTAATTTAAGGAGGAACTTGTTATGCGGATCGCTTGGATCACTGATAGTACAACGATTTTACCGGATACGATTGCTCAGCGCGATGATCTTTCGGTTGTCCCTTTACTCGTCATGAAGGATGGTGAAAGTTTCGTCGATGGTGTCGATGTTAATGCGGAGACTGTCTACAGCTGGATTGATGCAAAACACAAGGTAACAACGAGCCAACCTTCGATCGGTAGTTTCACCGAGCATTATGAACGGTTGAAAGAAGAATATGATGTCGGTTTTGCTGTTCACTTATCGAGTGAACTGAGCGGAACGTACAGCGCTTCCGTTCAAGGGGCAGAGATTGCTGGTTTTCGTCTGATTGCGATCGATTCCCGCTGTGGCATTTACCCAGCCGGTCAACTTCTGGCAGAAGCAATTGAACTCGTCGAAGCGGGGCACTCGATCGAATCCGTCGAACAGATCATTCTCGAGCGTCGTTTCGATCACCACATTGAATTCACGGTTGCGAACCTCGATCAATTACAAGCAGGAGGACGCATCTCTTCGACGAAGGCATTCGTCGGTAACCTATTGCAGCTTCGCCCGTTATTCCACTTTGAAGAAGGAAAGATCGTTCCTTATCAAACCGTCCGGACATTCAAGAAAGCCCATTCGAAGATTTTTGATCATCTCGTCGCGATTATTGAACAGGGTCAAGTGACCGATATTTCTTTATTCCATGCGACAGCGCATGAACTGGCACTCGAATGGAAACAACGCCTCGAATCGAAGTACGATGTGCGTGTCCGCATTGATGACTTAACACCGGTTCTCGGTTCGCATACGGGGAACCCAGCCATTGGGATGTCCTTTTTGAACCCGACGCGCCGACCTTGATGACTAATGAAAATGATTTTTGGGTAAACCTTCTTTAGAGAATAAAGGAGGTTTTTCGTTTGAAAAATAATAAATGGATTTGGCTCAACTGGGTCGGCTTCATCTTCACGATTGCCGTGAACGCTCTCGATGGAGGAAAGACGGGACGGATTTCCGACTCGATCATCACATTGTTCAAACCTGCTGGGTATGCATTCTCGATTTGGGGATTGATTTATGCGGTATTACTCATCTGGTTGATTTTACAATCGATTCCGAAATTCAAGGAACACGAACTCGCGAAAAAAATCGGACCATGGTTCTTAATCAGCTGTCTGTTCAACGCGGGTTGGATCGTCTCGTTCACGTTTGAACTGTTCGTTGTCTCGGTCGTCGTCATCGTCGGTCTATTGCTGTCATTGATCGTGATCTACTCAAAAATTGATCGTGAGACGAAAGGGTTACGCTTCAAGTTACCCTTCTCGCTTTATCTCGGCTGGGTATCAGTCGCGACGATTGCTGATATCTTCCTGACGATCAACGCAGAAGGTGTGACATCTTGGCTCGGAATCGGAGATGCGGGTTGGACGATGATCATACTTGTCGTCGGAGTCATCATTGCGCTTCTCTTCATGTTCGCTAACCGTGATCCGATTTATCCGCTCGTCTTCGTCTGGGCATACATCGCGATCAATTTCGAGTCCGATAACGGTCTCGTCGATACGACGGTTCTCGGTAGTGTCGTCTTATTGTTAGCCGGTTACATCTTCCTTCTCGTCCGGATGCGCCGCCAGGTCAGCGTGAGCAAGTGACGTTCTTTTCCGCTACAAACGGCGTATACTAAGGTAAAGGAGTGAATGACCATGAACATCACATTTACACCATCTGCTCAGGAGCGGATCCGCCAATTACGCGGTGAAGTATCCGGTCAACTGCACCTCTATTACGATACAGAGGGTTGCGGTTGCGGAAACTCTGGTATTTTCAGTATTCGTATCGTCGATGAAGCGACACCGGAAGACATGACGATCGACTCGAACGTTGGTCCCGTTCTCGTCAAACGGTGGTCGAGCCATTTCCTCGATCAAGAAATGACACTCGATTACAACGCAGAGAAAAAATCCCTCATCTTAAAAAGTGATGGACAATACTTCAATACGAATGTGCTCGTGACGGATCAGACAGGCTGTGTGCTGACGGTTCGTTCATAAGCACAGATGAAAAAGGCAACTTCCGTCGTGGAAGTTGCCTTTGTTTGTGTTCGAACAGACAGTTGCTGCGTTGAAAGCTGGATTGCCTGAGTATAGTTAAATGTACTGGATGTCTGTCTGCATCGTGCACGAGCTGGTGAAACCCAGCGCTTTGCGTCCCCCCAGACGTCGCATGCATCGTCCTCGCATGCTTATCTAGTATACGAACGAAAGTCGTGTTTGGATTGCCTCATCCGACATTTAGAACCGTTTCTTCAATCGTCCGCTGGTTTAGATCCTTGACGTGCATCGGTCTACTGTAATAGTAGCCTTGACCATAATCGCAACCGAGGCGTTTCAAGAAAAGATGCTGCTCAAGTGTCTCGACACCTTCCGCGACGACTTCGATCCCAAGACTTTTCGCGAGTTGGATGATCATTTCCGTAATCGCCGTTCCTCGTTCATCATGCGGTACTTCATCGATGAACGACTTGTCGATCTTCAGGATATCAATCGGAAGATGCTTCAGGTGCGTTAGCGACGATAGACCGGTTCCAAAGTCGTCAAGTGCAATCGTCAAACTAAGTTGTTTCAATTCACCAAGCATCGTCAT
This region of Exiguobacterium acetylicum DSM 20416 genomic DNA includes:
- a CDS encoding ABC transporter substrate-binding protein, whose product is MKKLIQLFVAIFLISGVILFTLNQLNETQGYSGKNVLNIYNWGDYIDPALIKQFEKESGIKVVYQTFDSNEAMLTKIEQGGTTYDIAVPSDYAIAKMIDEKLVVPIDHQKIPNLKNIDSRFLDLSFDPNNKYSIPYFWGTVGIVYNKDLIGGKKPTSWKDLWDPKLKNQILLADGAREVMGMSLNSLGYSLNETDESKLQEAKANLMRLTPNVKAIVGDEIKLLLANEEAGLGVVWSGDANEIMSENENLDYVIPKEGSNVWFDNIVIPKTAKNVEGAHEFINFMLRPDISAKNADYVGYSTPNKEGLKLLDKSVRTDERFYPDKQVTDTLEVYENLGKKMLAHYNELFLEFKMHKK
- a CDS encoding YktB family protein, producing the protein MTKTFTQHAFDTFQIDGLEPRMEAIRERIQPVFRDIGQEVAPDLTVATAEDVHVHIAQHARRKVNPPKDTWMAFSPDKRGYKKHPHFQVGLFDDHLFIWLAYIYELPNKQQYASKLLQHTELLTSLPDDFVVSYDHMKKDAVSVHEADIEKGLQRFHDVKKAEFLVGRHIPAEQVHHLSREELLEMIRNTYSYLVPLYKTIK
- a CDS encoding helix-turn-helix domain-containing protein, which codes for MYSIGQKIKNLRLQKGLTQEELGERTDLSKGYISQLEREISSPSIETLFHLLEVLGISPKDFFDEDTLNQKVVYGEEDVTTYADEEQGYHVTWLIPESNEKEMEPVLLTLAPDGAFKTYEPSGAETFVYVLAGSVTLTLGHQSFVANQGETLYYKASEIHQLRNESTQETKVLVTATDSYL
- a CDS encoding GGDEF domain-containing protein, encoding MRRFQQYLLRSWVVFFVIVIGIDLFAKSKDYSLSIDLFTFLLIAALSTIFVVDPVRRRHMSFTFHFGFVLFTFLTYGLLSAIFVGQLTMLIYQLRTIHTPIGRRRMLHNYPFNVALELFLIVPAGLAYNALGGTHGKAFVLTENIVPLPAMVAILWIVLLLQYQLSRFLLGENIPSDVMFQLLRFEAVVITAELLYGIFSTLVVQGNGNSGLVMAAFALFIIKRALGSSVEATDRIEHWEQIERLKEAAWKDGDAQFIIERYLRQLNQFVKPDIAWIKFDFKEGKQSVYYSLKDGRKLKADHVEGRIIEDIIEKEEVLLYGMQQEWDIRLYDSLPEETQSVLFIQPEATETINCSLLLASNASGEFTQDFGYELYRALRVLSWAVERAHERERLLTDSRTDAMTKLPNYRALQEWGDRRIKQRDLYPFSALMIDLDHFKQINDTYGHEVGDVVLFEVAKLLMQATRITDLVARYGGEEFVILLPNTDLDSAQIVAERIRETLHANPILVEGHTLRITASIGIDTLKELGDLASLIRNADRAMYVGAKFQGRDRVASYQEWKEKVI
- a CDS encoding iron-sulfur cluster biosynthesis family protein; amino-acid sequence: MNITFTPSAQERIRQLRGEVSGQLHLYYDTEGCGCGNSGIFSIRIVDEATPEDMTIDSNVGPVLVKRWSSHFLDQEMTLDYNAEKKSLILKSDGQYFNTNVLVTDQTGCVLTVRS
- a CDS encoding ABC transporter permease, yielding MKRLKLANLYLIGVFIILYAPIFYLAFYSFNSADNMTNFDSFTWDWYKEVFQDSRLLIIVLNTLVIALLSAAISTILGVFGAIGIQAVRKKRVETSLLTLNSILIVSPDVIIGASFLIFFTLLGIQLGFTSVLLSHIAFSVPIVVILVLPKLQEMSPTLVDAARDLGASRWDVLTKVILPYITPGIFAGFFTALTYSLDDFAVTFFVTGNGFTTLSVEIYSLARQGISMKINALSTVIFLFTFLLVIGYYFLNQRAATKLSRPEVK
- a CDS encoding ABC transporter permease is translated as MMQKSRNWYLIPYLFWIALFVIAPIVLVVYYSFLDLDGNFSFENYQNFFTSTYLTMTLSSFWYAFLITVFSLLIGYPTAYLLTKTKHKQLWLLLIILPTWINLLLKAYAFIGLFSTYGLANQTLEAIGIGRQQILFTDFSFVFVSVYIFIPFMILPIFNAIEKLSPSLVFAARDLGASNFTTFRRVVFPLTLDGVKSGCQLVFIPALSLFMITRLIAGNRVITLGTAIEQQFLVTQNWGMGATIAVFLIIAMAIILALTSTKRKKGATT
- a CDS encoding homing endonuclease associated repeat-containing protein, which produces MKQRVLTSQQSYTEEQLEMIEAIRAVGELIQDRPRRTVYRRYALVNDWPQPENIIRQFGSWPEALSAAGYEWNVDQQPEELERAPKYTKDEILKSFERYAQDVGSTITLKKYQMWRKSVHHAPSHYHIVKMFGSWHDACTAAGLEASVTYSKAELAASLRQAIEEVGFALSFEAYREWAKRNNKPSTKALLHRYGSWSAAIHAIENEIRRSKQQAQ
- a CDS encoding ABC transporter ATP-binding protein, with protein sequence MADTTIIQFKDVTKRYDDQTVLDQVSFEIERGKFYTLLGPSGCGKTTILRLIAGFSEATEGDIIFNGKRINDVPANKRQVNTVFQDYALFPHLNVFENIAFGLRIKKVKEADIAKRVTDALKFVNLSGYEKREITEMSGGQRQRVAIARAIVNEPEVILLDEPLSALDLKLRTEMQYELRDLQRRLGITFIFVTHDQEEALAMSDEIFVLNHGVIQQSGTPTDIYDEPINRFVADFIGESNIIPGRMVEDYRVWFAEKEFECVDRGLELNEPVEIVIRPEDLEITNVTQGKLQVTVDSQLFRGVHYEIACMDEVGNEWLVHSTKKATVGEQIGLTFDPEAIHVMRLNETEEEFDKRLESYDGVL
- a CDS encoding DegV family protein: MRIAWITDSTTILPDTIAQRDDLSVVPLLVMKDGESFVDGVDVNAETVYSWIDAKHKVTTSQPSIGSFTEHYERLKEEYDVGFAVHLSSELSGTYSASVQGAEIAGFRLIAIDSRCGIYPAGQLLAEAIELVEAGHSIESVEQIILERRFDHHIEFTVANLDQLQAGGRISSTKAFVGNLLQLRPLFHFEEGKIVPYQTVRTFKKAHSKIFDHLVAIIEQGQVTDISLFHATAHELALEWKQRLESKYDVRVRIDDLTPVLGSHTGNPAIGMSFLNPTRRP